A genomic segment from Juglans regia cultivar Chandler chromosome 14, Walnut 2.0, whole genome shotgun sequence encodes:
- the LOC109001690 gene encoding uncharacterized protein LOC109001690 produces MNDQSQMMNQPPPQMLNQMMSQPPPPQIQMMAQSQAQQSQMMMMNQSKQQQQPLPMINRGYNKVWPVQASLDYTNTKKFQSPSSLKPNYVAGLKPGRSNWKGKASDKRKDPRRLEKPMPVPMPMPMPMPNTAMTGPSSSGGGYKPPALHELQSQNRLKARKFYQKKKYNNRFAPYAPRNTTSFIIRAKKAGGIAELVSPCPVTPAVLPTPIFSPSREVLGDTAKEEWGVDGYGSMKGLIRLRSPGNEHDEEEEDENGGSSESDVEEHVEVERRLDHDLSRFEMIYPNYSGVEYNNVLENRVDDQDSHIAQLEEENLTLKERLFLLERELGDLRRRLQFLERQNQVVVDVNEEVVENGSENESEGGSDAPASMGCENNADMMEYVSGNGAKGRNADDDIDGASDNEAVGAVCMEEFEERNELVAKQVIADEKNPECEEIVKENVIKDEETRSDFVTDEVIAVKNEEPRNEFVPDEAEIAKEKEFKVEKVTYDLASEDVMASVNDWTRMKIARNEIAEKNEFTNEEQGNVCSEKSIGDGD; encoded by the coding sequence ATGAACGATCAGTCTCAGATGATGAATCAGCCGCCTCCGCAGATGTTGAACCAGATGATGAGCCAGCCTCCGCCTCCACAGATTCAGATGATGGCTCAGTCCCAGGCTCAGCAGTctcagatgatgatgatgaaccAGTCTAAGCAGCAACAGCAGCCTTTGCCGATGATTAACCGGGGATACAACAAAGTGTGGCCAGTACAGGCGTCTTTGGATTATACTAACACGAAGAAGTTTCAAAGCCCTTCTTCTTTGAAGCCGAATTACGTGGCGGGTTTAAAGCCTGGACGAAGCAATTGGAAAGGCAAGGCGTCTGATAAGCGCAAGGATCCTAGAAGACTGGAAAAACCGATGCCAGTTCCAATGCCGATGCCGATGCCGATGCCTAACACGGCGATGACCGGTCCGAGTAGTAGTGGGGGAGGGTATAAACCCCCGGCTCTTCACGAACTGCAGTCGCAGAATAGATTGAAAGCCCGGAAATTCTACCAGAAGAAGAAGTACAACAATAGGTTTGCGCCTTACGCGCCTAGGAACACGACGTCGTTTATAATCAGGGCAAAGAAGGCTGGTGGCATTGCGGAGCTGGTGTCCCCATGTCCTGTGACGCCTGCTGTGCTCCCGACACCGATATTCTCGCCCTCGAGGGAGGTGTTGGGGGATACGGCGAAAGAGGAGTGGGGTGTTGATGGCTATGGGTCGATGAAAGGGTTGATTCGACTGAGGTCGCCTGGGAATGAGCATGACGAAGAGGAGGAAGACGAGAATGGTGGGTCGAGTGAGAGTGATGTGGAGGAGCACGTGGAAGTGGAGAGGAGGTTGGACCATGATTTGAGTCGATTCGAAATGATATACCCGAACTACAGTGGGGTTGAGTACAATAATGTGTTGGAGAATAGGGTAGATGATCAGGATTCGCATATAGCGCAGTTGGAGGAGGAGAATTTGACGTTGAAGGAGAGGCTTTTCCTGCTGGAGAGAGAGCTGGGAGACTTGAGGAGGAGGTTGCAATTTCTCGAGAGACAAAATCAAGTGGTGGTGGATGTGAATGAGGAGGTGGTGGAGAATGGGTCTGAAAACGAAAGCGAGGGTGGGTCGGATGCACCGGCTTCAATGGGTTGCGAGAATAATGCGGACATGATGGAGTATGTATCTGGAAATGGAGCTAAGGGAAGAAATGCTGATGATGACATCGATGGGGCATCGGATAATGAGGCTGTAGGGGCTGTTTGTATGGAAGAGTTTGAAGAAAGGAACGAGCTTGTAGCGAAACAAGTAATTGCAGATGAAAAAAACCCCGAGTGTGAAGAAATTGTGAAGGAAAATGTGATAAAGGATGAGGAGACGAGGTCTGATTTTGTGACGGACGAAGTCATTGCAGTGAAGAATGAAGAACCAAGGAATGAGTTCGTACCAGATGAAGCAGAAATAGCAAAGGAAAAGGAGTTCAAAGTTGAAAAGGTTACTTATGATTTGGCCTCGGAAGATGTGATGGCTTCGGTGAACGATTGGACCAGGATGAAAATTGCAAGGAATGAGATTGCGGAGAAGAACGAGTTCACGAATGAGGAACAAGGGAATGTGTGCTCAGAGAAGAGCATTGGCGACGGTGACTAA